In Natranaerobius trueperi, a single genomic region encodes these proteins:
- a CDS encoding precorrin-8X methylmutase: MNKINTHPIEAESMKIIENKVDLTTFDDKESPIVKRIIHTTGDLEIHKQVKFSEKAILEGLNSLKQGTDIFTDVTMVTAGLNKKNLNNLGCNIHCNISDQKVREISKTKKLTRAETSFELFGENIHNKIVAIGNAPTALFKVIELYQQKNIKPALVVGVPVGFVGAMESKESLRKSGLDYITITGYKGGSPIAASIINALLRLM; the protein is encoded by the coding sequence ATGAATAAAATAAACACTCATCCGATTGAGGCAGAAAGTATGAAAATTATTGAAAACAAAGTTGATCTAACAACTTTTGATGACAAAGAATCTCCTATAGTTAAAAGAATCATTCATACTACAGGAGATTTAGAAATTCATAAACAAGTGAAATTTTCCGAAAAAGCAATTTTAGAGGGATTAAATTCTTTAAAGCAAGGAACTGATATTTTTACTGATGTAACCATGGTTACTGCTGGTCTAAATAAAAAAAACCTTAACAATTTAGGGTGTAACATACACTGTAATATCAGTGATCAAAAGGTTAGAGAAATTTCTAAAACTAAAAAACTCACACGTGCTGAAACATCCTTTGAACTATTTGGTGAAAATATCCATAACAAAATAGTTGCTATAGGAAATGCTCCAACAGCTCTTTTTAAAGTGATAGAATTATATCAACAAAAAAATATTAAACCAGCTCTAGTTGTGGGTGTCCCGGTTGGTTTTGTTGGAGCCATGGAATCAAAAGAAAGCTTAAGAAAATCCGGGTTAGATTATATAACAATTACTGGTTATAAAGGTGGTAGCCCTATAGCAGCTAGTATTATTAATGCTTTATTAAGACTGATGTAA
- a CDS encoding sirohydrochlorin chelatase: MNHNIILGHGSRNPEANKVLRSISDMFESETKESASYAYLQFEEPDLETVIDKIYSSNISTITVIPLFLYPGIHIKKDVPEKIIKIKEKYPNLTIRLADPIGADSTLIAILKERADNATEELKS; this comes from the coding sequence ATGAATCATAATATTATTTTAGGACATGGGAGTCGTAATCCTGAAGCTAACAAAGTTCTTAGATCTATATCTGATATGTTTGAGTCCGAAACTAAAGAATCAGCAAGTTATGCTTATCTTCAGTTTGAAGAACCTGATTTAGAGACAGTTATTGATAAGATTTACTCAAGTAATATCAGTACTATCACCGTAATACCACTTTTTTTATATCCTGGAATACATATAAAAAAAGATGTACCTGAAAAGATCATAAAAATAAAAGAAAAATATCCTAACTTAACTATCAGATTAGCAGACCCCATCGGAGCAGATTCTACACTCATCGCAATTTTAAAAGAAAGAGCTGATAATGCTACAGAGGAGTTAAAAAGCTAA